In Candidatus Brocadiaceae bacterium, the genomic stretch TCGGGCCGGCTTCTGCCGCCCACCATCCCGGAGGAACGCGGCTTGATCGACCGGGCCGACCTGCTGGACCTGCAGGGGCGCGGCCGCAAACGCCAGATCGCGCTGGCCGCCGCCTGGGGCATTCGCGACTACCCCACCCCTGCCGGAGGCTGCAAACTGACCGATCCGCAGTACGCCGGCCGCGTCCTGCGGCTGCGCGCCCTGGGCCGCCTGACGGCGGAGAACCTGCGCGCCGCACGCTTCGGGCGGTTCGTGGAGTTGCCGGACGGCGCCCCGGCCCTGATTGGCCGCAGCCATGCCGACAACGAGGCCCTTCTGGCCGATGCGCCGGAGGGGTCCTTCATCGTCGAACTCGCCGGGCGGCCGGGGCCGCTGGCCTGCGTGCTCGGGCCGGCCGGCGCGGCGGATCTGGAGCAGGCAGGGGCGCTTGTGATACGCTACAGCCGGTTTGCGGGCGTGCCCGGGTGCGAGGTGCTCGCGCGCACGCGCGACGAGGCCCGCGCCGGGCATGCACGGACGGCGGCCGGTGACGGCCGGCCCGGCCGCAGGGAGCCGGCAGGGTGAGCATGTTCACTTTCGAGACCATCGGGCAACTGCACCGGCAGCTCGAACGCGGCCCGGCACGCGTGCGCCGCCAGCAGGTCCAGCGCCTCGAGGAGCTGGTGGAGGGCCTCGAGCCCGATCGCCTGTATCCGTACGACTTCC encodes the following:
- a CDS encoding tRNA 4-thiouridine(8) synthase ThiI, which encodes MDNGTDPRTVLLYSGGLDSRLACEVLRRAGVDVVLLQHESVFFPLREGSEAPPGVSVVVRDLTEEVIRLVAEPHYGLGKNANPCLDCKQRMYALAWEEAGRQGADFIATGEVLGQRPMSQNREAFARMEKGAGLRGLVLRPLSGRLLPPTIPEERGLIDRADLLDLQGRGRKRQIALAAAWGIRDYPTPAGGCKLTDPQYAGRVLRLRALGRLTAENLRAARFGRFVELPDGAPALIGRSHADNEALLADAPEGSFIVELAGRPGPLACVLGPAGAADLEQAGALVIRYSRFAGVPGCEVLARTRDEARAGHARTAAGDGRPGRREPAG